From a region of the Balaenoptera ricei isolate mBalRic1 chromosome 11, mBalRic1.hap2, whole genome shotgun sequence genome:
- the LOC132374328 gene encoding ferritin light chain-like, with the protein MSSQIRQNYSTEVEAAVNRLVNMHLRASYTYLSLGFYFDRDDVALEGMGHFFRELAEEKHESAERLLKMQNQRGGRALFQDVQKPSQDEWGETQDAMEAAINMKKNLNQALLDLHALGSAWTDPHLCDFLESLFLDEEVKLIKKMGDHLTNLRRLAGPQAGRVSL; encoded by the coding sequence ATGAGCTCCCAGATTCGTCAGAATTATTCCACCGAGGTGGAGGCCGCCGTCAACCGCCTGGTCAACATGCATCTGCGGGCCTCCTACACCTAcctctctctgggcttctatTTCGACCGCGACGATGTGGCTCTGGAGGGCATGGGCCACTTTTTCCGCGAATTGGCCGAAGAGAAGCACGAGAGTGCCGAACGTCTCTTGAAAATGCAAAACCAACGCGGCGGCCGCGCCCTCTTCCAGGACGTGCAGAAGCCATCTCAAGATGAGTGGGGTGAAACCCAGGACGCTATGGAAGCTGCCATTAACATGAAGAAGAACCTGAACCAGGCCCTTCTGGATCTGCATGCCCTGGGTTCTGCCTGGACAGACCCCCACCTCTGCGACTTCCTGGAGAGCCTCTTCCTAGATGAGGAGGTGAAACTCATCAAGAAGATGGGTGACCACCTGACCAACCTCCGCAGGCTGGCTGGTCCCCAGGCTGGGCGAGTATCTCTTTGA